Part of the Solwaraspora sp. WMMA2065 genome is shown below.
CCTCGGCGAGCAGCGCCCGTGCGGTCCGCGCCGCTCCGACGACCGGATCCAGCTCGGCGCTCAGTGGCGCGGCCGGCGGAGCGCCGTCGACCAGCGCCGCCGCCAGGGTGGTGTCGGGCAGTACGGTCAGCCCTGCCGCAGACCAGGCCCGGCCGGTGCCGGGTGGCGCGGCGCAGCAGACGAAGCCGCCGGCCGGCCACTCGGCGACCGTACGGGCGAGCTCGCCGAGCCGCAGCAACGCGGCGGGCGCGGCGTCGCGTACTGCGGAGACGTCCACCGCGACCGGGGCCGCCCGGTCGGCCAGGCAGTCCAGCAACGCTGCACGGACGTCGTCGACGGCGTGCCGGTCCAGCACCCCGACCAGCCGGATCACCGGATCGGTCGGGTCGCACTCCAGCACGCATCGCAGGTCGGTCGGCACGTTTCTCCTCCCGGCACCCCGTACCGGCCCGGCGACAAGGACATCGGGCCCGGTCCCATCAGGCCCGATCGTCAGCCGCCCCGACGTACCCGTTGGGCGGAAGCGGCTGCTCTGCGTCCCGGTCGCTGCCATGCGTACGGGTACCCCGATTTGGGCGTGTCATACCACCGGCGTGGTCGTCGTACTTCACCCGTGGATCTCACCCGAGGGTGGTGCTCGCCGGAACCGGAGGAATCCTCGTACCGCAGGGGTTAGAAAGAACCGCTAGCACCCGTGACGAGCAACGGAGGTGAAGATGCGCGTCGGTCTGGTGTCTGCCCACGATGGAGCTGCGATGGGTCACCCCGTACACCGTGACCTCGCACAGCGTGACCCCGGACGTCTCGACACCGCCGGGCAGCCGGTCACCGGCACCCGGCAGCACGTCGCCCGGCTCGCCACCGAACTGGCCGCTCTCGGCCACGACGTCCGGGTCTACCAGCGGCGGACCGGACCGGACGAGCCGGACGGCGAGTCGTCGTCCGGCTACCAGTTGGTCCGGGTGCCGGTCGGTCCGCCGACCAGGCTCGGCACCGCCGCACTGCTGGCCCACCTGCCGGAATTCGGGCGCTGGCTGGCGGGTCAGTGGGACGACGGGGAGTGGACGCCGGACGTGGTGCACGGGCACTTCTGGCCGGGTGGTCTCGCGGCCGCCAGCGCGGTCGGCCGCAGCCGGGTTCCGCTGGTGCAGACCTTCCACAGCATCGGTGGTCAACAGCAGCGGCAGTTGGGTCCGGGCTACCGGGGGCCGCGGCAACGGATCGCGCTCGAGCAGGCGCTGTGCCGGGTGGTCGACGCGGCCGTCGCGCAGTGCAACGAGGAGGTGGACGAACTGGCCCGGATGGGGCGGGACCGCGCGTCGGTCGCGATGATTCCCCCTGGGGTGGACACCGTTCGGTTCGCGCCGGACCCCACGCCGCCGGTCCGGCGGCGTCGCCGGCTGCTCGCCGTCGGCGACCTCACCCCCGGCTCCGGGCATGACGAGCTGATCGGCGCGCTCCGGTTGGTCGGCGACGTCGATGTGCTCATCGCCGGCGGGCCCGACCGGGCCGAGCTGGCCGGGCATCCGGAGGCGCGGCGGCTGCGGGAGGTGGCCACCCGGTACGGGGTGGCCGACCAGATCGAGCTGATCGGCGCGGTTCCGGCCGGGGAGATGCCGCAGCTGTACCGGTCGGTCGATGTGGTCGCCTGCACCAGCCGGTACGTGCCGGTGGGCACGGTGGCGTTGGAGGCGATGGCGTGCGGCGTGCCGGTGGTGGGGTACGCCCACGGCGGGGTGGCCGATTGCGTGGTGGACGCGGTGACCGGTCGGCTGGTGCCGCCTGGCGACGTCCGGGCGCTCGGCGTCGCGCTGCGGCGGCTGCTCGCCGATGAGGCCGAGCGGTTCGCGTACGGGCACGCGGCGGTCGACCGGGTCCGGTGCCGGTACGGCTGGGACCGGACCGCCGCCGCCATCGAACGGCTCTACCAGCGGGTGCTCGGGTCGCGCCACGGCGGCCCGGTGCCGGCGGGGTCGAGCGGCGTCGTCTCCGGGCAGTTGCCCGACGGCGATTCGGTCGAGCCGGTCGATGTGGAGATCGATCTGGCGGGGATCGAGGCGACCGCACCGGCGGAGGCCGCCGCCACGCCGATCCGGGCCGGCTGACCTGTGCTGTCGGTCCGGTCTGCCTGGCCCGGGCTACCGGCCCAGGCCGGCCGCGTGGTCTCGGGCGCGTGCTGGGTCGTCGCGTACCGGGTCAGACCGAGCACGGCGGCCAGCGTGATCAGGAAACCGACCGCGGCCAGCCACTCGCGTCCGGGCCAGATCTTGTCGTTGAGCAGCAGCAGGCCGACGATGGCGGCCGGGACCGCGCCCGCCGCGTCCATCGCCGCGATGGCGGCGGTGACCGAACCGCGCTGCATCGCCAGGCCGATCAGCCACTGACCGATGGCTGAGTGCACGATCAGCAGGTAGAGCAGTGGTTCGGTGACCAGGTCCCGGTAGCTGGCGGTGCCGGCGAGCGGCCGGGAGGCGACCGCGGCGGCGGAGAAAGCGAACCCGGCGAGCAGTCCGAGCAGGACGGCTGCGGCCGGGCCGTCCAGCCGGGCGGCCCCGGCACCGAGAGCGGAGATCAGCAGGCCGGCTAGGGCGATGACGGCCACCGCGCGGGGGCCGAGCGGGTGCGCCGACGCGGGTCGGGCGGCGACGACCAGCGCGGTGACTCCGACCAGCAGCAGCACCAGCAGGACCACCTCGGCGGCTGGCAGCCGCCAGCCCATGGTCAGCACCCCGAGCAGGGCGGTCACGCCGAGCGCGGCGGCCACGCTCGCCTGGACCAGGAACAGTGGCAGGTCCCGCCGGGCGAGGAAGGCCAGCACGAAGGCGAGGCACTGGCAGCCGAGGCCGATCAGGTACACCGGCTGCCGGGCGAGTCGCAGCAGCAGACCGGGGTCGAAGCAGCGGCGGACCGTGGTGCGGGCGGCGGCCACCGCCTGGAAGAGGTGTGCGACGCCGTACGTGGCGATCATCGCCGCGAGAAAACACCAACCGGTCGACGTCACCCGGCGAGGATAGACGGTCGCTCGATTCGCTCCATCTGAGACCGGCTGCGGTCAGCTGAGCCGGTGCAGCAGGTCGGAGTGCAGCCTGCCGTTGCTGGCCACGGCGCTGCCGCCGGCCGGGCCAGCCCGGCCGGTCAGATCGGTGAAGGTGCCACCCGCCTCGGTGACGATGGGAATCAACGCTGCCAGGTCCCACAGCGACAGCTCCGGTTCGACCATCGCGTCCACCGCGCCCTCGGCGACCAGCATGTAGCCGTAGAAGTCTCCGTAGGCCCGGCTGCGCCACACCGACCGCATGATGTCCAGCATGGCCGGTAGTCGCCCGGACTCCTCCCAACTGGTCAGCGAGGAGTAGCAGAAGCTGGCGTCGGCGAGGCGGCGGATCCCGGAGACCCGGATCGCGGTCGCGGCGGCTGTGTGTCGTCCTGCGTACGCTCCGTGACCGACTGCGGCCCACCAGCGTCGGCCCAGCGCCGGTGCCGAGACCAGGCCGACCACCGGCTGATCCCCTTCCATCAGGGCGATCAGCGTGGCCCACACCGGTACGCCCCGGATGAAGTTCTTGGTGCCGTCGATCGGATCGATCACCCACTGCCGGTTGCCGGGTCCCGCCGCCGCGACCGACGCGCCGAACTCCTCGCCCAGCACCCCGTCGCGGGGTCTGGTCCGGGCCAGGGTGGCGCGTAGCGCCTTCTCCACGGCGGTGTCCGCGTCGGAGACCGGCGTGAGATCCGGCTTCGCTTCGACCCGCAGGTCGAGCGCCCGGAAACGGGCCATCGACATCGAGTCCGCGGTGTCGGCGAGCAGATGGGCTAGGGAGAGATCGTCGGCGTACCGGGCCATGGCGGGAAAGGTATCTGATTACTCACCGCAATGGTCGGATGTCCTACCGCGCAAGGTTCGGCCGGCTCACTCGCGGGTCGCGGTACGGCCCGTCTCGGTGTCCCCGGACCGCGAGTCCAGCAGCCGTCGGTACGACGCCAGCCGGCGCGGATCGGCGTTGCCGGCCGCCACCCAGCCGCCCAGCCGGCACCGGTCGGCGTCGCCGGTGTGCTCGCAGTTCGGCGGGCAATCGAGGCTCCCCTCGACCAGGTCGGCGAAGCCGTGCAGCAGGCTCTCGGCCGACACGTGGGCCAGCCCGAAACTGCGTACGCCGGGCGTGTCGACGATCCATCCGGGATCGCCGGCCGGGACGACCCGCGCGTCGGCCCGAGTACCCACATCGGCATCGTCGGCCGGCGTGTCGGCACCGTCGGGCGACACGCCGGAGTACGGCAGCCGCAGGGCGACCGCGCTGGACGAGGTGTGCCGTCCCCGGCCGATCGCGCTGACCGTGCCGACCGCTCGCAACGCCTCCGGCACGAGCCGGTTGACCAGCGTGCTCTTGCCGACCCCGGAGTGCCCGACCAGCACCGAGAGCCGACCGGCCAGGCGGCGCCGCAGGTCGGTCAGGTCACCGCCGGGTCGGCACAGCACGTACTCCAGGTCGAGGTCCCGGTAGTAGTCGACAACCGGCGCCGGGTCGGCCAGGTCTGCCTTGGTCAGGCAGAGCAGTGGGTCGATCCCGGCGTCGTATGCGGCGACCAGGCAACGGTCGATGAACCCGGTCCGGGGCGGCGGGTCGGCCAACGCGCTGACGATCACCAGTTGGTCGGCGTTGGCGACGACCACCCGTTCCAGCCGACCTTCCGGCGTGCTCTCGTCGTCGTCGGCGGTACGGCGCAGCACCGAGGCCCGTTCGTCGATCCGGACGATCCGGGCGAGACTGCCGGCGTCACCCGAGACGTCGCCCACCAGCGCGACCCGGTCGCCCACCACCACCGCGCGCCGGCCGAGTTCCCGGGCCCGCATCGCGGTCACCACTGGAGGCGGGCCGGCGACCGGCTGGGTGGCCGGCGGGCCGGTGAGCACGCAGCCGTAGCGGCCCCGGTCGACCGTGACCACGAAACCGTCGACCGCGTCGTCGTGCGCCGGGCGGGTGCGGGTACGCGGCCGGGACGACCGGCGGGGTCGTACCCGCACGTCGTCCTCGTCGTACTCCCTGCGCCTGCCGGCCAGGATCGGCTCCTTCCCGTCGCGGTCAGTTTCCTGCCGCCACCGCCGACCATAGTGCCGGAAATTCCGGCAGCGTCTTGGCCGTGCACGCGACGTCGGTCAACTCGACGCCCGGCACCGCCAGCCCGAGCACGGCGGCGGCGTGCGCCATCCGGTGGTCGTCGTAGGTGCGGAACACCGCGCCGTGCAGCGGTTCGGGGGCGATCTCCAGCCCGTCGGGCAGCTCGGTCACCGCGGCACCGAGCCCGGTCAACTCGGCGGCGAGCGCGGCCAGCCGGTCGGTCTCGTGTCCACGGATGTGGGCGACGCCGGTCAGCCGCGACGGCGCGTCGGCGAGTGCGGCGAGTGCGGCGATCACCGGGGTGAACTCGCTGACCTGGCGCAGGTCGACGGTGACGCCGTGCACCGTGCCGGTGCCCCGTACGGTCAGCCCGTCGGCGTCGACCGTGACCGAGCCGCCGAGCTGCTCGATCAGCTCGATCAGCAGGCCTACCGGCTGGGCGCTCTGCGCCGGCCAGTCGGCCAGCGTGACCGTGCCGCCGGTGACCAGCGCGGCGGCGAAGAAGGGCAGCGCGCCGGACAGGTCGGGCTCGATCGGCCAGTCCCGCCCGCGCAGTTCGCCCGGCTCGACCCGCCAGGTCTGTGGCACCGAGTCGTCCACCACCGCGCCGGCGGCGCGCAGCATTTCGACGGTCATCCGGATGTGCGGGGCGGACGGCAGCACCGCTCCGGTGTGCCGGACCAGCACCCCGCCGGTGAACCGGGGCGCGGCCAGCAGCAGCCCGGAGACGAACTGGCTGGACTTCGAGGCGTCGACGTCGACCTCGCCGCCGGCGACCTGCCCGGTGCCGTGCACGGTGATCGGCAGGCCGCTGGTCGGTGCGGCGTCGATGCGCAGCCCGAGGTGGCGCAGACCGTCGAGCAGCGGGCCGAGCGGGCGGGCCCGGGCCTGCGGGTCGCCGTCGAAGGTGACCGGGCCGTCGGCCAGCCCGGCCACCGCCGGAAGGAACCGCATGATGGTGCCGGCAAGGCCGACGTCGACGTGCGTCGGGCCATGCAGTGCGGCCGGGACGACCGGCCAGCGCTGCGCGGAGCCGGTGTCGATCCCGGTCCCCATCGCGGCCAGGCCGGCGGCCATCAGCGTGGTGTCCCGGGCCCGGAGCGGGCGGACGAC
Proteins encoded:
- a CDS encoding ATP-binding protein, translating into MPTDLRCVLECDPTDPVIRLVGVLDRHAVDDVRAALLDCLADRAAPVAVDVSAVRDAAPAALLRLGELARTVAEWPAGGFVCCAAPPGTGRAWSAAGLTVLPDTTLAAALVDGAPPAAPLSAELDPVVGAARTARALLAEGCRRWGLPQLADPAAVALTELVNNVVVHAGTPMSVRIGLRDGRLRMSVRDGSDGLPTPAGPVPVAPNALGGRGMMLVESVARRWGCTPLRGGKLVWAAIDPADHPQDGD
- a CDS encoding glycosyltransferase; translation: MGHPVHRDLAQRDPGRLDTAGQPVTGTRQHVARLATELAALGHDVRVYQRRTGPDEPDGESSSGYQLVRVPVGPPTRLGTAALLAHLPEFGRWLAGQWDDGEWTPDVVHGHFWPGGLAAASAVGRSRVPLVQTFHSIGGQQQRQLGPGYRGPRQRIALEQALCRVVDAAVAQCNEEVDELARMGRDRASVAMIPPGVDTVRFAPDPTPPVRRRRRLLAVGDLTPGSGHDELIGALRLVGDVDVLIAGGPDRAELAGHPEARRLREVATRYGVADQIELIGAVPAGEMPQLYRSVDVVACTSRYVPVGTVALEAMACGVPVVGYAHGGVADCVVDAVTGRLVPPGDVRALGVALRRLLADEAERFAYGHAAVDRVRCRYGWDRTAAAIERLYQRVLGSRHGGPVPAGSSGVVSGQLPDGDSVEPVDVEIDLAGIEATAPAEAAATPIRAG
- the hisN gene encoding histidinol-phosphatase, encoding MARYADDLSLAHLLADTADSMSMARFRALDLRVEAKPDLTPVSDADTAVEKALRATLARTRPRDGVLGEEFGASVAAAGPGNRQWVIDPIDGTKNFIRGVPVWATLIALMEGDQPVVGLVSAPALGRRWWAAVGHGAYAGRHTAAATAIRVSGIRRLADASFCYSSLTSWEESGRLPAMLDIMRSVWRSRAYGDFYGYMLVAEGAVDAMVEPELSLWDLAALIPIVTEAGGTFTDLTGRAGPAGGSAVASNGRLHSDLLHRLS
- a CDS encoding ribosome small subunit-dependent GTPase A, translating into MAGRRREYDEDDVRVRPRRSSRPRTRTRPAHDDAVDGFVVTVDRGRYGCVLTGPPATQPVAGPPPVVTAMRARELGRRAVVVGDRVALVGDVSGDAGSLARIVRIDERASVLRRTADDDESTPEGRLERVVVANADQLVIVSALADPPPRTGFIDRCLVAAYDAGIDPLLCLTKADLADPAPVVDYYRDLDLEYVLCRPGGDLTDLRRRLAGRLSVLVGHSGVGKSTLVNRLVPEALRAVGTVSAIGRGRHTSSSAVALRLPYSGVSPDGADTPADDADVGTRADARVVPAGDPGWIVDTPGVRSFGLAHVSAESLLHGFADLVEGSLDCPPNCEHTGDADRCRLGGWVAAGNADPRRLASYRRLLDSRSGDTETGRTATRE
- the aroA gene encoding 3-phosphoshikimate 1-carboxyvinyltransferase; the encoded protein is MPELSSVPLHQPWTAPRAAGPVRSTLRLPGSKSMTARALVLSALGTTPGGVVRPLRARDTTLMAAGLAAMGTGIDTGSAQRWPVVPAALHGPTHVDVGLAGTIMRFLPAVAGLADGPVTFDGDPQARARPLGPLLDGLRHLGLRIDAAPTSGLPITVHGTGQVAGGEVDVDASKSSQFVSGLLLAAPRFTGGVLVRHTGAVLPSAPHIRMTVEMLRAAGAVVDDSVPQTWRVEPGELRGRDWPIEPDLSGALPFFAAALVTGGTVTLADWPAQSAQPVGLLIELIEQLGGSVTVDADGLTVRGTGTVHGVTVDLRQVSEFTPVIAALAALADAPSRLTGVAHIRGHETDRLAALAAELTGLGAAVTELPDGLEIAPEPLHGAVFRTYDDHRMAHAAAVLGLAVPGVELTDVACTAKTLPEFPALWSAVAAGN